A genomic segment from Triplophysa dalaica isolate WHDGS20190420 chromosome 22, ASM1584641v1, whole genome shotgun sequence encodes:
- the LOC130411978 gene encoding phospholipase A2-like encodes MNALSAVLLLAIGLTLAEASPDHRAVWQLREMILCSVPDSRPILDYADYGCYCGLGGSGTPADELDRCCEVHDKCYREVKQQDKCVPIVDNPYTMSYLFSCDKSSQKITCSSDNNECAMFICDCDKKAAECFAEAPYNEENARLPSDRCK; translated from the exons ATGAATGCACTCAGTGCTGTTCTTCTGCTAGCCATTGGACTGACTTTGG CTGAGGCTTCTCCTGATCATAGAGCTGTATGGCAGCTGAGAGAGATGATTCTCTGCTCTGTGCCGGACAGCAGGCCAATTCTGGACTATGCTGACTACGGCTGCTATTGTGGTTTGGGTGGATCTGGTACACCTGCGGATGAGTTGGATAG ATGCTGTGAAGTGCATGACAAATGCTACAGAGAGGTCAAACAGCAAGACAAATGTGTGCCCATAGTGGACAACCCATACACCATGTCCTATTTGTTCAGCTGTGACAAATCATCCCAGAAAATCACTTGCAGCA GTGACAACAACGAGTGTGCAATGTTCATCTGTGACTGTGACAAGAAGGCAGCTGAATGCTTTGCAGAAGCTCCCTACAATGAAGAGAATGCTCGCCTTCCCAGTGACCGCTgcaaataa